The sequence tttgCATCCTGTTATATTTTAGGAAGTAAGACACATGGGGAGATGAGCTTCATAGCAGTCTTGTGCTAGTTCAGTGGGTGTTTAATAATAAAACCAAACTGATGCCATGAGGTAGTATGTCTTGATCATTTATCAGCAACGATTGCTAAGTCAAAAAGTTGAAATAATTTCCCATTCATCTTGATCAAATGAAGGTTTTCTGAGGGTGATGGAAGAAATCTTTTATCCCTAGTGACTCAGTTTACTAGAAATGGGATGGAACAGAAATTCCCATGTGTGGTAATAGGAAGTAATTCAAGTTTACATTCTGAAGAAGAACTTGTCCTGCACTGAGAACTACGTTTTTATaaagctctctcttctttttaattcagGCTCACAGAATGGAACTCATTTCAAGAACTAGagagttattttgaaataaagcatTGTTTTCCTTCCACTGGATGAAATGGGAGCAGCCCCTATATTTTACCTtgaagtgaaatagaaaacaatattgGAGAATGGAGACTGAGAGTTTTGCAGGGCCTCAGGCTCATCATAGTCAAGGACAAGATATGTCAGTATAGAATATGTGAGAGAATGATCCATGCTGATGTTGTGAGCTGGAATAGGAATGTTGATCAGTAAACCAAGACTTGTCGGTTGCCATTAGGTTCTATTTATTAGTGCAGGAAAATAAACTCAGGCATTTGtcaaaaatgaagggagaaaaaagcTCTCTGATTAGTTTCTAAATTGCTTTCCTATTGCTCAAGGATCCCTGGGGAGTCCAGCCTGTAAAGCTTCCATTGGTTCATGTATAATTATGCTATATCCACTTCACCTTTGGAAATGCTTAGTAACTCTTGCTTTGTATTCCTTGCAGGTGAGAGCCCAGCCTCTGTGGTTCTTAATGCCTCAGCAGGATTATTTTCACTAAAAATGGAAACACTGGAATCTGAATTGACCTGTCCAATCTGCCTAGAGTTGTTTGAAGACCCCCTTCTGCTCCCCTGTGCTCATAGCCTCTGTTTCAGCTGTGCCCATCGCATCTTGGTCTCAAGCTGCAGCTCTGGTGAATCTATTGAACCCATTACTGCTTTCCAGTGTCCTACGTGCAGGTATGTTATCTCACTGAACCACCGGGGCCTAGATGGCCTCAAGAGGAATGTGACCCTGCAGAACATTATTGACCGCTTCCAGAAGGCTTCAGTAAGTGGGCCCAACTCCCCAAGTGAGAGCCGCCGGGAAAGGACTTACAGGCCCAACACCAACATGTCTAGTGAGCGAATTGCTTGCCAATTCTGTGAGCAGGACCCACCAAGGGATGCAGTGAAAACATGCATCACTTGTGAGGTCTCCTACTGTGACCGTTGCCTACGGGCCACGCACCCCAACAAGAAACCTTTCACCAGCCACCGCCTGGTAGAACCAGTGCCAGACACACATCTTCGAGGGATCACCTGCCTGGACCATGAGAATGAGAAAGTGAACATGTATTGTGTATCTGATGACCAATTGATCTGTGCCTTATGCAAATTGGTGGGGCGTCACCGAGACCATCAGGTTGCGTCCCTGAATGATCGATTTGAGAAACTTAAGGTAAGGGATCTGGGACAAATCCTTGCACAACTTTGTCTCTTTATAGACAGTTAAACAGTTAGCAAGATTCTTAATAAAATGGATCATTTTTCCTATATGACAAGTTAATTAACTCCTAGCTGTTCTCATAAGGAATAGCCTCCTAATCTGCAAAGTCTCACTGGAACCTGTTTAATCTATTGTTTAAACTTGCTTGCATTCGTATGTCTCTGGTCAGTTctgtgggggagggtgggggtagggttAGCCCACGGCCCACCACACCAGCAGTCTGTTCAGGAAAACAGCACCCTCTCTCTTCTGTCCATGACATATTGCATACTATGTATCTTTGCTCTGATCTTTCCACCTCTTCTTTTAAGTATGTGAGTACCTGTGCTGctttgcatatgtgtgtatagCAATGGGAAGATTGGGTGTGTTTTTGTGTAGGTGTGATTGGAAGTGTCTGAGTGTATGAAGGTGAGTTATTTTTGTGGAGGACATTAGTTTATGTTTGTGTGCATACTCAGTACATTAAAGAAACAAGGGTTTAGCACTGGCCACTAAAAATTGCCATAAGCACTTAACATAGGGGCTAATTCTAAGcctgctttaaaacaaaaacaaaaacaaaacaaaagaaacaacagcataccacaaagttgggagGGATACTCAAATAACTGAACTTAAAATTTAAACTGAAGGCAATTATATTTAATCCAGTATCAAACTCTGTGCCAGTGTTCATTCTTGTGGGTTACAGACTGAAGCACTTGTTTGCAGTCCCTGCCTTGGAAGTTCCTAGTCTTTAATTCATGTTCAGTGAACAGAgtatttttgaagttttcttttgtGCTATATGATATTTATATTCAAGTCCAAgtgcttattttttaaagctctgcTACCTCAGATTGATGTTAACAAATGTAGGATCCAGCAAATTTATTCTCGTTACCTACAGAGATTccagaaaaataacatctttaaatgaATAAGATTGCCACCCCAAAATTGGACCTGGACATATAAGCCAAGCTAGAAGGAAGATGCATATAGGATGGAAGCAGGTCAAGAAAAGAGTGGAGATTTTCTTCTTGTCATGCTCTGGAAAATTCCTTGtaacttaaataaaaattataatattggtAACGGTAGCAATACTTAGAATAGGATACAGTTCCCCTTCTGTAATTTCTTGCAGGCAATGTTGAGAGTATTCATACTGACTCTTGCTTTGTGGTTTTACTTATACCTAATTATGCATTTGTACAAAATTCAATGTGGTCTGTTGATTTCACTCAAGGTGAAGTCCAAGCCCTACACTTCAAAGTTACATAAACTTAGACTTTGATCGGTTAAGTGATTTGGTCAAAGTCACACAACTGGTTAGTAGGAGACCCTGAGTTAAGGAACCTTTTCTACCATAGCCTGCTGCCACTTTGCTTTGGACCTAAGCTTTCCTCATGAAATGTGATTTGAAACTTAACCTTATGCTCCAGCAACTGCACATTTCTTGGGTCACAGATAAACAATTAACAGCATCGAGGAAAGGACATATTATATAAACTTACAGCTTCATAATGGCCAAAGATGGGGGCAGGGTTGTGGGAGGAGTTGGGGATATGGAGAGGATGGAACAATCTCTGCCAAATATTTGCAGGTGTTGGGACTATAATAAAGCACTGGCCTTGAGAAATATTCCAAACAAATATCTGTATCCATATGTGCTGTTGAGATAACAGAAAGACTGGATAGAATTAGCCTGTATCCACAGAACACCAGCTATTTGAAAACATCCGAAAACTTGAAAACATTGGATGATTGATTAAATATTTGGCATCATGTGGCTATAGCCTTCATCTCTGGGGATGGATAGAATATAACAGTATTTTACCAAAAGATACTTTAGGGAAGTCTGTAACTAGCCAGTAATTTTTAGAGAAAGGAACAGTTCCCCTTTAATTTTTACGAAATGTGCAGATAATTTTGATTATAaattaagtggaattttttttgctcatttttgaaCAGAGAGTGGAAACATATGAATCATTCCCAACTGTGTGGTTTTGTTATGTTGTCTGGAACATCTTGAacttgggggaaggagggggaggtaTTGCTTGTGTGGAGGGGGTTCACTTTGGTTTGGTGCCAAGTGTAAAAGGATATTATTAGTTCTCCACATTAAGCAGAGGGGAAGTCTGTCTTTTAGTGTCACATACACTCACTTCTTTGGGTTAATTTTAAACTAGAAAAGCATTTAGGATTATCCCCTTAATCTGCTTGATTTGTCCCccgaggagaaaggagaaagccaGCTGTCAGAAGCTATGGGGGAAACTGCCTGAGCATACTCCCCTGGCCTTCAGAGGAGCACGAGAGCCCTGTAGGATAAGGGGAAGAATGACAATGTATATTTAATGATTTGCCTTTATGGCTAGTAACTGATACTgtgttgatttttcctttttggttccACGGATTCATTGTTGAGGTTTGTGATGACTCTCTATGTACTACCTCCCTGAATAGGATTAGTGGCCTctaatatttatttgttcagtAAAGAATAAGCAAACCATTACATTA is a genomic window of Choloepus didactylus isolate mChoDid1 chromosome X, mChoDid1.pri, whole genome shotgun sequence containing:
- the LOC119522334 gene encoding probable E3 ubiquitin-protein ligase MID2, giving the protein MGESPASVVLNASAGLFSLKMETLESELTCPICLELFEDPLLLPCAHSLCFSCAHRILVSSCSSGESIEPITAFQCPTCRYVISLNHRGLDGLKRNVTLQNIIDRFQKASVSGPNSPSESRRERTYRPNTNMSSERIACQFCEQDPPRDAVKTCITCEVSYCDRCLRATHPNKKPFTSHRLVEPVPDTHLRGITCLDHENEKVNMYCVSDDQLICALCKLVGRHRDHQVASLNDRFEKLKQTLEMNLTNLVKRNSELENQMAKLIQICQQVEIAVKESHTGKKTGERLQAGDKIRDPLV